One Papaver somniferum cultivar HN1 chromosome 10, ASM357369v1, whole genome shotgun sequence genomic window carries:
- the LOC113315770 gene encoding glutamic acid-rich protein-like translates to MRTKQTPRLPGSSPGLAHIANIPNQFQIDKQLEAKLRDQIKHPTGKKKSDSSQMQIRGNKGKRSNPHLYEDLKTPTPGRIHLDFRNRGDKNVKHGGGSLPEVNQENARNVIQDVNKEVMDTIDRVVEEEKDDEEEQVDEDQGNQEDEDVEGEEEEEEDEEEKQEDEEEDAFLIT, encoded by the exons ATGCGTACCAAGCAAACTCCAAGACTTCCAGGATCGAGTCCGGGACTCGCACATATAGCGAATATCCCAAATCAATTTCAAATTGATAAACAACTTGAAGCAAAGTTGAGAGACCAAATCAAGCATCCAACAGGAAAAAAGAAGTCTGATTCGAGTCAAATGCAAATCCgcgg gaacaaaggaaaaagatCTAACCCACACCTAtatgaggatttgaaaactcccACCCCTGGTAGAATACATTTAGATTTCCGAAACCGTGGTGACAAAAATGTTAAACATGGAGGGGGCTCGTTACCGGAAGTCAACCAAGAGAATGCTCGTAATGTAATCCAAGATGTCAATAAAGAAGTGATGGATACAATTGAtcgtgttgttgaagaagaaaaagatgatgaagaagagcaagTAGATGAAGATCAAGGCAATCAAGAGGATGAAGATGTAGAgggtgaagaggaagaagaagaggatgaagaggaaAAACAAGAGGATGAAGAGGAAGATGCATTCTTAATCACCTAG
- the LOC113319581 gene encoding 50S ribosomal protein L6, chloroplastic-like — MASSLTGSFQTCNFRSVFLGETSGMHVCSTPTTRIGFLRKAIECKESRIGKNPIEVPSNVTILLEGQDLKVKGPLGELSRTYPREVKVERQDSVLKVTKAMDTRRANQMHGLFRTLTDNMVVGVSKGFDKKLQLVGVGYRALLEGNELVLNLGFSHPVKMPIPDGIQVKVEENTRITVSGYDKCAIGQFAASIRKWRPPEPYKGKGVKYADEIVRRKEGKAGKKK; from the exons ATGGCTTCATCCCTCACTGGTTCTTTCCAGACATG CAATTTTAGATCAGTATTTCTTGGTGAGACGAGCGGAATGCATGTGTGCAGCACTCCCACGACTCGAATAGGCTTTCTAAGAAAAGCGATTGAGTGTAAGGAATCGAGAATAGGGAAAAATCCAATTGAAGTACCATCAAATGTGACAATCTTGCTGGAAGGACAGGACTTGAAAGTTAAGGGTCCTCTTGGGGAGCTGTCTAGGACTTACCCACGTGAGGTCAAAGTTGAGAGACAAGACAGTGTGTTAAAGGTGACTAAGGCAATGGATACTAGAAGAGCTAACCAGATGCATGGGTTATTCAG GACTCTTACTGACAACATGGTCGTTGGTGTCTCTAAAGGGTTCGACAAGAAACTTCAACTTGTTGGGGTTGGATATCGAGCTCTGTTGGAAGGTAACGAATTGGTATTAAATCTTGGGTTTTCACACCCAGTTAAAATGCCAATTCCGGATGGAATTCAAGTAAAGGTTGAAGAGAACACCAGAATAACCGTCAGTGGCTATGACAAGTGTGCAATTGGTCAGTTTGCTGCTTCAATTAGGAAGTGGAGACCCCCAGAACCATATAAAGGTAAGGGAGTTAAATATGCTGACGAGATCGTTAGAAGAAAGGAAGGAAAAGCTGGGAAGAAGAAGTAG
- the LOC113317951 gene encoding ubiquitin carboxyl-terminal hydrolase 5-like isoform X2: protein MATEELQKGESGGGGRGEEKMMENSISMLKLSPEEERLVIRDSVFAAESQCKEGDTFYLITQRWWQRWLQYVNQGMATTTNDGALHSSEFSELACSTAQKRPSAIDNSDLINDATSEDSSIGIELLDTLVEGRDYVLLPEDVWKQLFMWYGGGPVLPRKVINSGLSQTELGQLTVEVYLLRLQLIYMPKRERSIIRISKKETIRELHRRACEAFNLDMEQISIWDYYGHRKHDLMNNMDKTLDDANIQMGQDILVELLGNESDTFGGCLSSLQENGSTSALIEPSKSSMSIAGGLSASRGVFRGCSTEFSQNHYGASQVGEVDNSNGICGVVTRGAAGGLTGLLNLGNTCFMNSAIQCLVHTPEFARYFRDDYHPDINKNNPLGMVGELALAFGELLRKLWAPGRTPISPRPFKSKLARFAPQFSGYNQHDSQELLAFLLDGLHEDLNRVKHKPYIKSKDADGRLDEEVADEYWANHIARNDSIIVDVCQGQYKSTLICPICAKVSVTFDPFMYLSLPLQPTNHRSMTVMVFNSDGTAHPEPCTVTVPKQGRCRDLIQAISNACSIKNGERLLLAEIRGHQVHRFLEDPLILLSTIKDDDHLAAYKIQKLVKDTLYLQLIHRREERESSSAKSAMISKPFGIPLVSPISRDRRVTGADIQDIICKMLSPLERVGTLTPRLANNTSVSESEAASDPSEDATASGTGTKSAASDSMDEDPSDSKIAGTLELPLQLVTEKNERIDLSKEKENTISLSSSSASICVFLDWSDKLLEKYETQYLANSPEVFKYVPATKKARTEPLSLYTCLEAFLREEPLVPEDMWYCPQCKERRQASKKLDLWRLPEVLVIHLKRFSYSRSMKHKLETFVNFPIHDFDLTNYVAHKSSSKRQLYELYALSNHYGGMGSGHYTAHIKLLDENRWYSFDDSHISPINEEDVKSAAAYVLFYRRVKGEDVTVSNGEHSYVGHNNILTQK, encoded by the exons ATGGCAACAGAGGAGTTGCAGAAAGGGGAaagtggaggaggaggaagaggagaagagaagatgatggAGAACTCGATCTCAATGTTAAAACTTTCACCAGAAGAGGAAAGATTAGTTATTAGAGATAGTGTTTTCGCTGCTGAATCTCAGTGCAAAGAAGGAGATACTTTTTATCTCATCACTCaaag ATGGTGGCAACGCTGGCTTCAATATGTGAACCAAGGCATGGCAACTACCACAAATGACGGTGCTTTACATAGTTCTGAGTTTTCTGAATTGGCTTGTTCAACTGCTCAGAAAAGGCCCTCTGCCATTGACAATTCCGATTTAATAAATGATGCAACATCGGAGGACTCCAGTATTGGGATAGAGCTTCTTGATACGTTGGTGGAGGGGCGCGATTATGTATTGCTTCCAGAAGACGTGTGGAAACAATTGTTTATGTG GTATGGTGGAGGGCCAGTATTGCCACGTAAAGTGATAAATTCAGGTTTGTCTCAGACCGAGCTTGGCCAGTTGACTGTAGAGGTCTATCTTCTGCGTCTCCAGCTTATTTATATGCCAAAAAGAGAACGCTCTATCATTAGGATAAGCAAAAAG GAAACAATTCGGGAACTCCACCGAAGGGCTTGTGAGGCTTTCAATCTTGATATGGAGCAA ATTTCAATTTGGGATTACTACGGCCATCGGAAACACGACCTGATGAATAACATGGATAAAACTTTAGATGATGCCAACATACAGATGGGCCAGGAT ATATTAGTGGAGCTTCTCGGAAATGAGAGTGATACATTTGGTGGTTGCCTGAGTTCTCTGCAAGAAAATGGATCAACGTCTGCCCTTATTGAACCTAGCAAATCAAGCATGTCCATTGCTGGGGGTCTGTCAGCAAGCAGAGGTGTTTTCCGTGGTTGCAGTACAGAGTTTTCTCAGAATCACTATGGGGCTTCCCAAGTTGGAGAAGTGGATAATTCTAATGGAATTTGTGGTGTTGTTACAAGAGGAGCAGCTGGAGGCTTGACTGGATTACTTAATCTTGGAAACACTTGCTTTATGAACAGCGCAATACAGTGCCTTGTGCATACACCTGAGTTTGCTAGATATTTTCGAGATGATTATCATCCAGATATAAACAAAAATAATCCTCTGGGGATGGTT GGTGAACTAGCTTTGGCATTTGGTGAGCTGCTCCGGAAACTGTGGGCCCCAGGACGCACACCTATTTCTCCTCGTCCATTTAAATCCAAACTTGCTCGATTTGCACCCCAATTCAGTGGATATAATCAGCATGATTCACAG GAGCTTTTGGCCTTTTTGTTAGATGGGCTTCATGAAGATCTAAATCGTGTAAAGCATAAACcttacataaagtctaaagatgCAGATGGTCGACTGGATGAAGAAGTTGCTGATGAGTACTGGGCAAATCACATTGCTCGTAATGACTCCATAATAGTTGATGTTTGCCAG GGCCAATACAAATCAACTTTGATTTGCCCCATATGTGCCAAAGTTTCTGTAACCTTTGATCCATTTATGTACCTCTCGTTGCCGCTGCAACCTACCAACCATCGGTCGATGACAGTTATGGTTTTCAATAGCGATGGTACTGCACATCCAGAACCATGCACTGTGACTGTTCCAAAGCAGGGTCGGTGCAGGGATTTGATCCAAGCTATCAGCAACGCTTGTTCCATAAAAAATGGCGAGAGGCTTCTGCTTGCAGAG ATACGTGGCCACCAGGTTCATCGGTTTCTTGAAGATCCTTTAATATTGTTATCCACCATTAAAGACGATGACCATCTTGCTGCGTACAAGATACAGAAATTAGTTAAGGACACTTTGTATCTTCAACTGATACATCGACGTGAAGAGCG GGAGTCCAGCAGTGCCAAAAGCGCAATGATCTCGAAGCCTTTTGGCATACCACTTGTCTCACCAATCTCACGTGACCGTCGTGTCACGGGAGCTGATATACAAGACATAATTTGCAAAATGCTCTCTCCACTAGAAAGAGTTGGGACTCTTACTCCTCGTCTTGCTAATAATACAAGTGTCTCAGAGTCAGAGGCAGCATCAGACCCTTCTGAAGATGCAACTGCAAGTGGAACAGGTACAAAATCTGCTGCATCAGACTCCATGGATGAAGATCCAAGTGACTCGAAAATAGCGGGCACATTGGAACTGCCTCTGCAATTGGTGACGGAAAAGAATGAAAGGATTGATCTCTCCAAGGAGAAGGAGAACACTATCAGTCTATCTTCATCATCTGCATCAATTTGTGTGTTTCTTGATTGGTCAGATAAGCTTTTGGAGAAGTATGAGACACAGTATCTTGCAAATTCACCTGAAGTGTTTAAGTATGTACCAGCAACTAAGAAAGCTCGTACTGAACCACTTTCCTTATATACCTGCTTAGAAGCTTTCTTGCGGGAAGAGCCACTTGTGCCTGAAGACATGTG GTATTGCCCACAATGTAAAGAGAGGCGTCAAGCGAGTAAAAAGCTCGATCTATGGAGACTTCCTGAAGTGCTTGTCATTCACTTGAAGAGGTTCTCTTATAGCAGGTCAATGAAGCATAAGTTGGAAACATTTGTCAACTTTCCAATTCATGACTTTGACTTGACAAACTATGTTGCCCATAAGAGTAGTTCTAAGCGTCAACTCTATGAGCTATATGCATTGAGCAATCACTACGGTGGAATGGGAAGTGGGCACTACACAGCGCATATCAAG CTTCTGGATGAAAATCGGTGGTATAGCTTTGATGACAGCCATATTTCCCCGATTAATGAGGAAGATGTGAAGTCAGCTGCTGCTTACGTGCTTTTCTACCGCAGAGTGAAGGGTGAAGATGTCACTGTAAGCAACGGAGAGCATTCTTATGTaggacacaacaatattttgactCAGAAGTAG
- the LOC113317951 gene encoding ubiquitin carboxyl-terminal hydrolase 5-like isoform X1, whose amino-acid sequence MATEELQKGESGGGGRGEEKMMENSISMLKLSPEEERLVIRDSVFAAESQCKEGDTFYLITQRWWQRWLQYVNQGMATTTNDGALHSSEFSELACSTAQKRPSAIDNSDLINDATSEDSSIGIELLDTLVEGRDYVLLPEDVWKQLFMWYGGGPVLPRKVINSGLSQTELGQLTVEVYLLRLQLIYMPKRERSIIRISKKETIRELHRRACEAFNLDMEQISIWDYYGHRKHDLMNNMDKTLDDANIQMGQDILVELLGNESDTFGGCLSSLQENGSTSALIEPSKSSMSIAGGLSASRGVFRGCSTEFSQNHYGASQVGEVDNSNGICGVVTRGAAGGLTGLLNLGNTCFMNSAIQCLVHTPEFARYFRDDYHPDINKNNPLGMVGELALAFGELLRKLWAPGRTPISPRPFKSKLARFAPQFSGYNQHDSQELLAFLLDGLHEDLNRVKHKPYIKSKDADGRLDEEVADEYWANHIARNDSIIVDVCQGQYKSTLICPICAKVSVTFDPFMYLSLPLQPTNHRSMTVMVFNSDGTAHPEPCTVTVPKQGRCRDLIQAISNACSIKNGERLLLAEIRGHQVHRFLEDPLILLSTIKDDDHLAAYKIQKLVKDTLYLQLIHRREERESSSAKSAMISKPFGIPLVSPISRDRRVTGADIQDIICKMLSPLERVGTLTPRLANNTSVSESEAASDPSEDATASGTGTKSAASDSMDEDPSDSKIAGTLELPLQLVTEKNERIDLSKEKENTISLSSSSASICVFLDWSDKLLEKYETQYLANSPEVFKYVPATKKARTEPLSLYTCLEAFLREEPLVPEDMWYCPQCKERRQASKKLDLWRLPEVLVIHLKRFSYSRSMKHKLETFVNFPIHDFDLTNYVAHKSSSKRQLYELYALSNHYGGMGSGHYTAHIKMQLLDENRWYSFDDSHISPINEEDVKSAAAYVLFYRRVKGEDVTVSNGEHSYVGHNNILTQK is encoded by the exons ATGGCAACAGAGGAGTTGCAGAAAGGGGAaagtggaggaggaggaagaggagaagagaagatgatggAGAACTCGATCTCAATGTTAAAACTTTCACCAGAAGAGGAAAGATTAGTTATTAGAGATAGTGTTTTCGCTGCTGAATCTCAGTGCAAAGAAGGAGATACTTTTTATCTCATCACTCaaag ATGGTGGCAACGCTGGCTTCAATATGTGAACCAAGGCATGGCAACTACCACAAATGACGGTGCTTTACATAGTTCTGAGTTTTCTGAATTGGCTTGTTCAACTGCTCAGAAAAGGCCCTCTGCCATTGACAATTCCGATTTAATAAATGATGCAACATCGGAGGACTCCAGTATTGGGATAGAGCTTCTTGATACGTTGGTGGAGGGGCGCGATTATGTATTGCTTCCAGAAGACGTGTGGAAACAATTGTTTATGTG GTATGGTGGAGGGCCAGTATTGCCACGTAAAGTGATAAATTCAGGTTTGTCTCAGACCGAGCTTGGCCAGTTGACTGTAGAGGTCTATCTTCTGCGTCTCCAGCTTATTTATATGCCAAAAAGAGAACGCTCTATCATTAGGATAAGCAAAAAG GAAACAATTCGGGAACTCCACCGAAGGGCTTGTGAGGCTTTCAATCTTGATATGGAGCAA ATTTCAATTTGGGATTACTACGGCCATCGGAAACACGACCTGATGAATAACATGGATAAAACTTTAGATGATGCCAACATACAGATGGGCCAGGAT ATATTAGTGGAGCTTCTCGGAAATGAGAGTGATACATTTGGTGGTTGCCTGAGTTCTCTGCAAGAAAATGGATCAACGTCTGCCCTTATTGAACCTAGCAAATCAAGCATGTCCATTGCTGGGGGTCTGTCAGCAAGCAGAGGTGTTTTCCGTGGTTGCAGTACAGAGTTTTCTCAGAATCACTATGGGGCTTCCCAAGTTGGAGAAGTGGATAATTCTAATGGAATTTGTGGTGTTGTTACAAGAGGAGCAGCTGGAGGCTTGACTGGATTACTTAATCTTGGAAACACTTGCTTTATGAACAGCGCAATACAGTGCCTTGTGCATACACCTGAGTTTGCTAGATATTTTCGAGATGATTATCATCCAGATATAAACAAAAATAATCCTCTGGGGATGGTT GGTGAACTAGCTTTGGCATTTGGTGAGCTGCTCCGGAAACTGTGGGCCCCAGGACGCACACCTATTTCTCCTCGTCCATTTAAATCCAAACTTGCTCGATTTGCACCCCAATTCAGTGGATATAATCAGCATGATTCACAG GAGCTTTTGGCCTTTTTGTTAGATGGGCTTCATGAAGATCTAAATCGTGTAAAGCATAAACcttacataaagtctaaagatgCAGATGGTCGACTGGATGAAGAAGTTGCTGATGAGTACTGGGCAAATCACATTGCTCGTAATGACTCCATAATAGTTGATGTTTGCCAG GGCCAATACAAATCAACTTTGATTTGCCCCATATGTGCCAAAGTTTCTGTAACCTTTGATCCATTTATGTACCTCTCGTTGCCGCTGCAACCTACCAACCATCGGTCGATGACAGTTATGGTTTTCAATAGCGATGGTACTGCACATCCAGAACCATGCACTGTGACTGTTCCAAAGCAGGGTCGGTGCAGGGATTTGATCCAAGCTATCAGCAACGCTTGTTCCATAAAAAATGGCGAGAGGCTTCTGCTTGCAGAG ATACGTGGCCACCAGGTTCATCGGTTTCTTGAAGATCCTTTAATATTGTTATCCACCATTAAAGACGATGACCATCTTGCTGCGTACAAGATACAGAAATTAGTTAAGGACACTTTGTATCTTCAACTGATACATCGACGTGAAGAGCG GGAGTCCAGCAGTGCCAAAAGCGCAATGATCTCGAAGCCTTTTGGCATACCACTTGTCTCACCAATCTCACGTGACCGTCGTGTCACGGGAGCTGATATACAAGACATAATTTGCAAAATGCTCTCTCCACTAGAAAGAGTTGGGACTCTTACTCCTCGTCTTGCTAATAATACAAGTGTCTCAGAGTCAGAGGCAGCATCAGACCCTTCTGAAGATGCAACTGCAAGTGGAACAGGTACAAAATCTGCTGCATCAGACTCCATGGATGAAGATCCAAGTGACTCGAAAATAGCGGGCACATTGGAACTGCCTCTGCAATTGGTGACGGAAAAGAATGAAAGGATTGATCTCTCCAAGGAGAAGGAGAACACTATCAGTCTATCTTCATCATCTGCATCAATTTGTGTGTTTCTTGATTGGTCAGATAAGCTTTTGGAGAAGTATGAGACACAGTATCTTGCAAATTCACCTGAAGTGTTTAAGTATGTACCAGCAACTAAGAAAGCTCGTACTGAACCACTTTCCTTATATACCTGCTTAGAAGCTTTCTTGCGGGAAGAGCCACTTGTGCCTGAAGACATGTG GTATTGCCCACAATGTAAAGAGAGGCGTCAAGCGAGTAAAAAGCTCGATCTATGGAGACTTCCTGAAGTGCTTGTCATTCACTTGAAGAGGTTCTCTTATAGCAGGTCAATGAAGCATAAGTTGGAAACATTTGTCAACTTTCCAATTCATGACTTTGACTTGACAAACTATGTTGCCCATAAGAGTAGTTCTAAGCGTCAACTCTATGAGCTATATGCATTGAGCAATCACTACGGTGGAATGGGAAGTGGGCACTACACAGCGCATATCAAG ATGCAGCTTCTGGATGAAAATCGGTGGTATAGCTTTGATGACAGCCATATTTCCCCGATTAATGAGGAAGATGTGAAGTCAGCTGCTGCTTACGTGCTTTTCTACCGCAGAGTGAAGGGTGAAGATGTCACTGTAAGCAACGGAGAGCATTCTTATGTaggacacaacaatattttgactCAGAAGTAG